The sequence TGGCCATTCCGACCGTCGACGCCGATACGTTCATCACCTACACCGGCCACGCACAGAACCTCCAATAGGGTGACCGATCACAAACTCGTTTCAATGCGGACGACCCATGGGTAAGGATAAACCACGTCTGGGACGGGGACTGGCGTCCCTCGTCAGCCAACTCGCCGAACCAATGCCAGCCGCGGCCGTGTCCGATCCGGAAGTCCACGCCGCCGACCACACCGGCGGCGACGGCCCCGCCTTCGCGCCGCCCGCCGACGCCGTCCCGGCCCGGCTGCTCGCCCTCGACCTGGTCGATCCCAACCCCTATCAGCCGCGGAGCGACTTCAGCGACGACGGCCTCGAACAACTCGTCGCCTCCATCCGCGAGCAGGGCGTCGTTCAGCCAATCGTCGTCCGACCGCACGGCCAGCGATTCCAACTCATCGCCGGCCAACGCCGACTCGAAGCCTCGCGCCGCGCCGAGATGCGCACCATTCCCGCCGTCATCCGGCAGGCCGATGACCGGCAGATGCTCGAAATCGCCCTCGTCGAAAACATCCATCGCGAAGACCTCAACTGCGTCGACCGGGCTCAGGCCTACCGCCGATACGAGCAGACCTTCGGCTTCGGCGCCGAGCAGATCGCCGAACGACTCGGCCAGGACCGCACCACCGTCACCAACTACCTGCGACTGCTCGCCTTGCCCGACGAAGTCCTCCAGCTCCTCCGTCACGACCGCCTCAGCATGGGCCACGCCCGCGCCCTGGCCGGACTCGACAACCCCTCGCTCCAGATCAAGCTGGCCGTCAAGATCGTCCAGCAGGGCCTCTCCGTCCGCCAGGCCGAAGCCCTCGTCGCCGAAAGCAAGCAGGAGCATCCGCCGACCGCCAAAAAACCGCCGGCCAAGCATCCCAACATCCTCGACCTCGAACAGCAGATGACCCGCGCCTTAAGCACCCGCGTCCAGATCAACCCCGCCCGCAAAAAAGGCCAGGGAAAAATCATGATCGAGTTCTACAGCTTCGACGACTTTGAAAGGATCATGGACCGGATCTGCGGCGAGCAGCGAGAAGAACTCTAGCGCCGCACGCCGCGCGTCGCCGGCGCCCTTCACTTCCACCCGTCAACCCCTTTTCGGAACCGTCATTCTCCGCAATTCACAGGCAGGGCAAATCATGACCAAACGACTGGCCGGTCCGCGTGCAAACCATGATCTGGTGCTTCAGGCCCCGATCAATCGCTGGGACGAAGCCGTCCCGCTGGGCAACGGCCTGACCGGCGCGCTGCTCTGGGGCGCCGGCCGCCAACTCCGGCTCTCCCTCGACCGCGGCGACCTCTGGGACCTGCGGCCCGCGCCCGGCGCCCAGGACCCGCAGGCCAACTGGGCCACCATGAAACTCCTTGTCGCCGAAAAAGACCTGCCGCGCCTGCACCAGCTCTTCGACGCCATCTACAGCGAATCATCCCATCCGACCAAGATTCCCGGCGGCCGCCTGGAACTCGACCTCGGCGCCGGCGGCGACGCCCAAGAGTTCCGGCTTGACCTGCGCCGCGCCCTGGGCCGCGTGCGACTCCGCCGCGGAACCGTCGAAGCCTTCTGTCACGCCGACCAGCCCGTCGGGCTGATCCGCGTCGACGGCGTCAAAGCCTCACTCCGGATC is a genomic window of Phycisphaerae bacterium containing:
- a CDS encoding ParB/RepB/Spo0J family partition protein — its product is MGKDKPRLGRGLASLVSQLAEPMPAAAVSDPEVHAADHTGGDGPAFAPPADAVPARLLALDLVDPNPYQPRSDFSDDGLEQLVASIREQGVVQPIVVRPHGQRFQLIAGQRRLEASRRAEMRTIPAVIRQADDRQMLEIALVENIHREDLNCVDRAQAYRRYEQTFGFGAEQIAERLGQDRTTVTNYLRLLALPDEVLQLLRHDRLSMGHARALAGLDNPSLQIKLAVKIVQQGLSVRQAEALVAESKQEHPPTAKKPPAKHPNILDLEQQMTRALSTRVQINPARKKGQGKIMIEFYSFDDFERIMDRICGEQREEL